The region CCGGCGCAGCTATACCCATAACGAACTCGCCCGCCTCGCGCCGGAGGGCTGGAGGGTCAAGAGGATGCTTCCTTACCGGCAGTTGCTCATTTACGAGAAGGGCTAGGGCGTGGCGAACGCTTCTATGCCAGACGTTTATGACGCCGTCATCGTCGGCGGCGGACCGGTAGGGCTCTTTCTCGGTTGCCGCCTGGCGCAGTTGGGTTTGCGCTTGTGCGTCCTCGAGAGGGACTTGGCGCCGCGCGCGCACTCGAGGTCGATCGGCATTCATCCGCCGTCGCTCGAGTACTTTGAAGCTCTAGGCGCCGTGGGGGGGCTCCTGGAAGGGGGCGTCAAGGTCCGGCGCGGCTTGGCCTTCGCGGGCGCGCGGCCGCTCGGCGTGCTCGACTTCGCCTGCCTGCCGGGTCCTTATCCCTTCGTGCTGATGCTGCCGCAACACGAGACCGAAGCCATGTTGGACGCGCACCTCCTCTCGCACTGTCCGGGAGCGCTCGAGCGGGGCGCGGAGGTCAGGACCGTTCACGCCTTTGATGACGGCGTCACCGTCGGCTACCGCCATGAAGGCCAGGACAAGAGGGTGGCGGCGCGCTTTGTGGTGGCTTGTGACGGCAAGGAGAGCACGGTTCGGACGCTGGCGGGCCTCGGCTTTAGGGGCGGCCCTTACGGCGACAGCTACCTCATGGGTGACTTTTGCGACAGCAGCGGCCTGGGCGCGGACGCCGCCATCTACCTGGCGGCTGAGGGGCTGGTCGAGTCCTTTCCGCTGCCCGGAGGCGTCCGCCGCTGGGTGGTCAAAACCGATAGTTACTGCAAGGACGCCACCGTAAGTGACCTCTGCAAGCTGGTCGAGGCCAGAGTCGGCCACCGCTTGGCGCCGGAGACCAGTACCATGCTGAGCGCCTTTGGCGTGCAGCGTTACCTCGCCGAGAGCTTCGTGCGCAACCGGGTCATCCTGGCCGGCGACGCCGCCCACGTCGTCAGCCCCATCGGCGGGCAGGGCATGAACTTGGGCTGGTTCGACGCCTGGGCGCTCGCTCGAGCGCTCGCGCGCATCGTCAAGGAGGGGCAGCCGCACGCGCCCCTGCTCGAGGCCTACAACCGGCGGCGCATGAGAGCCGCTCGAGCCGCCATAAGGCGCGCCGAGCTCAACATGCTGATGGGCCGCAAAGCGCGTCTTGCCGCCCTTCGCGATGCGGGCGTCGGCGCCTTGCTCCACAGCCCCTTTAAACGCGCGTTGGCGAGACTCTTTACGATGCGGGGGCTGTGATGTGAGGGGGCGGTATACTTTGGGCGTGTTTGAAGTGATTCCCTGCGTCGATATCCAAGGGGCCGGGCCGTAAGCCACTCGTGCTGGGTTGTACTGGCTGGGTTGTACCGTGGGCGCGCCAGCAACAAACGCGCTGTCTCAGGCAATAGCTGGGCTCGTGACGCTCGGCTTTCCGGGGCTTAGTGGCTAGGGGTGCTGGAGCTATGGTAGCGCGGCCATCTCGTTTGTCGCTACCCTCTTCGCCGAGTCGGCAAGAGGAGTAGCCTTGGGTGACGCGACGCCCCACGTTAGCGCAGCCTGCAATCCACGGGGCGCCGGGGAGTAGACTCTGCTGTCATGCCTGGAGAACAAGCTTGAAGCCCCTGCCGACGACACCGCCGACGACACCGCCGTCAAAGGCGATCTCGGCGCGGCCCGAAGCGCGGGGCAGGTATCTTCTGGGCGCTGCCCTGGTGATCTCGGTGAAGTGCCTGCTCTTCGTCATGCGCGCCGACAACCACGGCGATCGAGCTGAGCGTGCAGGTCGAGCTCTGAGCCTTACCCCAGAAGGAGGCCCTGTGAAAAGGACGGACCCCGCGCAACGAACCGCTGCCGGCGCAGCGGCCGCGTTGCCCATCTTGCTCAACGACCGGGCGGGCGCCTTCAAGCACGCCAACAGCCTCGAGGAGTTACAGCAGATGGCGCGGCTGGTGGGGCTCGAGGCCGAGCTTATCCCCACCGGGTCCGCCCAGGAACTGCGTGAGACCGTCCGCAAGCTGGTCGCCGAGGGGGCGCCGCGCCTCGCCGTGGCCGGTGGCGACGGCACGGTGAGCCTGGCCGTTCAGGAGCTCGCCCACGGTGACACCGTGCTGGGCATTTTGCCGCTGGGCACGGCCAACAACTTCGCGGCCGCCCTGCACATCCCCCAGGACCTGCCCTCGGCCCTGCGGGTGTTGAAGGAGGGCGTGGTCTTAGAGGTTGATCTGGGCGAGGCCGGCGGCCACTACTTTAGCGAGGCCGCGGGCACCGGCCTCTTCGCCGACGCGCTGGCGCTCTACGGGCAGGGCACCAACAAGAACTTCTTCCGCGGGCTCTACGCTCTCTTGCGCGTCGTCTTGTCGCTGAGGGCGCACGGCCTCCGCCTGATCATAGACGGCGAGCCCCATGTCGAGCGGGCGGTGATGTGCACCGTCGCCAACAGCTACCGCACCGCCCAGGCGGTGCCGATCGCGCCCGGCGCCAAGCTGACCGACGGCAAGCTGGACGTGGTGGTGATCGGCAACTTGAAGCTGCGGGAGTTGCTTCCCTACTACCGGGCGGTCCGGGCGCAACTTCACGCCAGCCTGCCCAAGGTGAGCAGGTTTCAAGCCAAGGAGCTGCGGCTCGAGTCGCGGCGCCCGATGAACGTGCACTGCGACGACCAGGTGGTCGGGACGACGCCCGTCACCCTCACGGTCCATGCCGGCGCCCTCAAGGTCCTGGTCGAACGCTTGTGAAGAGAACAGCCGTGAAGAGAACAGCCGTGAAGAGCAGGATTACGAAGAGAACGCCGAGGCCGTCACGGCCGCTGGTCTTGCTGGTCGCCGTCTTTCTGGCTCTCTCGCTGGCGGTGCACGCTCCCGGTCTGACGGAGCTCGACCTGCGCCTTAGCCGCTGGCTGCAGGGGTTCCGGAGCGAGGTGCTGGACGGGGCGGCCCAGAGCCTCACCGTGCTCGGCAACACCCTGCCCCTCATCGCGTTCGGGCTGGCGGCGGCGCTGGTCTTTTTCCGCCTGGGCCTGCCCTGGGCCGCAGCCCTGAGCGCGGCCATCCCACCGCTCACCTTGTCGCTGAACGGGCTGATCAAGGCGCTCGTCGGTCGCCCCCGCCCGGACGAGGGCCTGGTCGATGTGCTCTTCGCGCCCGTCGGGCTCAGCTTTCCCTCGGGTCACGCGCTGGTGCCTACCGTGGTCTATGGCTTTTTGGCGCTGCTGGCCTGGCGGCGGCTTTCCGGCTTCCGGCGCTTGCTGACGACGCTCCTGCTGGTCGCCCTCACGGTCCTGATCGGCCTCAGCCGGGTCTACCTCGGCGTGCACTGGTTTTCCGACGTCGTCGGCGGCTGGACGGGCGGCCTGCTGTTGCTGCTGCTCGTGACGGCCTTGTACCGGGCGGTCGCACCCGGAGAGTGGCGGGCCCCTTAACTACAGGCTCCTTGGTCGCGCTTCAGCCTTCGCCCTTGCGCCAGGAGCCCTTCAACCTGCGGCGGGTGTCGCGCCAGAACTTGTAGACGACGGCGAGGGCCGGATGGGTCCACTCGCCCACGGGCGTGCCGCCCGCCAAGGCGGCGAGCAGGTCGTCGGGGCCGCGCACGGCCCGGGTGGGCACCTCGACCCAGGCGCTGCCGATGTCCTGGCGGGTGTGCGCGTCCGAGCCGGCGCTGATGGGCAGGCCGCGCGCCTGCGCCCAGCGCACGGCGGCGCGGTTCCAGCGGGGTTGCGAGATGCGCGCGTTGAAGGTCTCGACGACATCGACATCGTGGGCGATGCGCTCGAGCGCCCGGGGACGCAGCCGCGAGCGCTTCATGGGGTCGAAGCCGTGGGGGAGATAGACCAGCCCGCCCTGGGCCTTGATGCGTCGGACCGTCTCCTCGGGGCTCAAGCCCGGCTCGATCTTTTCATCCAAGAAGAGTCCGATGAGCTCGCCCTCGGCGGTGGTGATCTCCTCGCCCACGATGATGGTCAGCGCCCCGCCCGCGTCCGCTAAGGCCCTGCGGGCGAGCTCCTGCGCGCCCCATATCTCGTTGTGGTCGGTGATGGCCTGGACCGCGACGCCGCGCTCCAAGCATCTCCGGGGGATGTCCGTGAGGGGCGTGATGCAGTCGAAGGAGGCCTCGCTGTGGCAGTGGAGGTCGATCTTCATCTTGCCCACGGGGGCCTCACCGGCCTCTCCGGCCGCGGCCCCGGCGGTCCCGATCTGGCTTGCTTCCGGGTCCCTCGCCTCCTCGGTGGGGCCGCCTGGACGACGCGACGCTTGTTGCACCTTTGCTCCCTTCCGTTCTGCCGACAGGCAGTGCCGCCTTGGGGGCACACCCGTCAGCCCATTGTGCTCCAAATCGTGCTCGAGATTGTGGCTGAAATTAAGGTGACGAGTGAGAAGGAAAGACTCTTACCCATTTCCCTTTACCCTTCACCCCTACGGCGCGTGACTCATGGGCAGGAACACCTCTCACCGGCGACCGGTTCCGAGAC is a window of Deinococcota bacterium DNA encoding:
- a CDS encoding FAD-dependent monooxygenase, which produces MPDVYDAVIVGGGPVGLFLGCRLAQLGLRLCVLERDLAPRAHSRSIGIHPPSLEYFEALGAVGGLLEGGVKVRRGLAFAGARPLGVLDFACLPGPYPFVLMLPQHETEAMLDAHLLSHCPGALERGAEVRTVHAFDDGVTVGYRHEGQDKRVAARFVVACDGKESTVRTLAGLGFRGGPYGDSYLMGDFCDSSGLGADAAIYLAAEGLVESFPLPGGVRRWVVKTDSYCKDATVSDLCKLVEARVGHRLAPETSTMLSAFGVQRYLAESFVRNRVILAGDAAHVVSPIGGQGMNLGWFDAWALARALARIVKEGQPHAPLLEAYNRRRMRAARAAIRRAELNMLMGRKARLAALRDAGVGALLHSPFKRALARLFTMRGL
- a CDS encoding phosphatase PAP2 family protein; this translates as MKSRITKRTPRPSRPLVLLVAVFLALSLAVHAPGLTELDLRLSRWLQGFRSEVLDGAAQSLTVLGNTLPLIAFGLAAALVFFRLGLPWAAALSAAIPPLTLSLNGLIKALVGRPRPDEGLVDVLFAPVGLSFPSGHALVPTVVYGFLALLAWRRLSGFRRLLTTLLLVALTVLIGLSRVYLGVHWFSDVVGGWTGGLLLLLLVTALYRAVAPGEWRAP
- a CDS encoding PHP domain-containing protein, whose amino-acid sequence is MKIDLHCHSEASFDCITPLTDIPRRCLERGVAVQAITDHNEIWGAQELARRALADAGGALTIIVGEEITTAEGELIGLFLDEKIEPGLSPEETVRRIKAQGGLVYLPHGFDPMKRSRLRPRALERIAHDVDVVETFNARISQPRWNRAAVRWAQARGLPISAGSDAHTRQDIGSAWVEVPTRAVRGPDDLLAALAGGTPVGEWTHPALAVVYKFWRDTRRRLKGSWRKGEG